AATCATCTGTTGCGACTTGTGATTCCGGGAAGATCACTGAGCTCCTTGAATTTGGGTTTTGCAGGAAGGGCGCGCCGTGCAAGATCGTGCTCACGGTGGCCGTCTCTCTGGTCACCTCGTGCTGCTCCTTTGGGTTGCCATGGCTGACGGCGTGCACGCCGTGCCCGCCGGAGATGGCCGCCATCGGCAGGTGCCCCACCATCGGCCGCTCCGGCAACTTCAAGAACTTCCGGTGTCCGCCGGGGCATTACAACGGCATGGCGTCGCTCTTCCTCAACACCAACGACGACGCCATCCGCAACCTCTTcagcggcggcaccggcggcgagttCGGCGTGTCCACGCTGGTCGccttcttcgccgccgtcTACTCCCTCAGCCTGGTCACATACGGCGTGGCCGTGCCGGCCGGGCTCTTCATCCCCATGATCCTCTCCGGCGCGTCGTTCGGCCGGCTGCTCGGGAGGCTGCTCTGCGCGCTCACCGGCCTCGACACGGGCCTCTTCGCGCTGCTCGGCGCGGCGTCCTTCCTCGGCGGGACCATGCGGATGACGGTGTCGGTGTGCGTCATCCTCCTCGAGCTCACCAACGACCTGCTGCTACTGCCGCTCATCATGCTGGTGCTGCTCATCTCCAAGATGGTGGCCGACTGCTTCAACAGGGGCGTGTACGACCAGCTGATGCGCATGAAGGGGCTCCCCTACCTGGAGGCGCACGGCGAGCCGTGCATGCGTAGCCTggtggccggcgacgtcgtctCCGGCCCGCTCATCACCTTCTCCAGCGTGgagcgcgtcggcgtcgtcgtggACACGCTGCGGCGCACGGGCCACAACGGGTTCCCGGTGATCGAGGACGACCCGTTcgggccggcgccggagctgtGCGGCCTCGTGCTGCGCTCCCACCTCCTCGTGCTGCTCCAGGCCAAGGCCTTCACCGCCCACCCCGTCAagaccggcgccgccgaggtgTTCCGCAAGCTCGCGCCGTTCGACTTCGCCAAGCCCGGCTCAGGCAagggcctcgccgtcgacgacctgGACATCACCGAGGAGGAGATGGCCATGTACGTGGATCTCCACCCGATCGCCAACCGGTCGCCGTACACCGTCGTGGAGAACATGTCGCTGGCCAAGGCCGCCGCCCTCTTCCGCGAGCTCGGCCTCCGCCACATGTGCGTCGTGCCGAGGACGCCGGGGGTAAGAGAGCTACCAACTAACTCAACCCTCCCGccatttttgcattttttgcaTCTTAAAGACTCGATATTTTTGCAGATGCAGCCGGTGGTCGGGATCCTGACGCGGCACGACTTCATGCCGGAGTACATCCGCGGGCTGTTCCTCAACATCATGGATCCATGAGTAGGCAGAGTAGCCGCCATGGCGAGCGCGGGAACGATtttttgcacatatttttttttgtgcttttaGAAGCTAAATTTGACTAGCTTAGCTTTGATGTTTAATTAGCATCCTGTGAACGAGCATTGGCTGCGAATGCAAATTCTATTCGCCGGTAAAGCTTGGGATTTCAGATATAGAGATTTGTTTTAgtacaacaaaaagaaacaaaaagtactcttaaggtactaaattatttctgatcattggatctaacaatgcacatcctactcagctagatccaataataagaaatgatttggtactttaagatatcggtacctcgagatatttttgttggaccagagCAAATTTCTCAGATATAAGGTGAAAATTAAATGTCATAGGAATTAGTGGTGCTCATAACATTATGAGAAACTAAtcttttcaggaaaaaaaaaagtgattcGTCGATGATGACGATAATGAATTCGATTTGGTCAATTTGTTGGCATGGTCACTCTCTGTCACGCCCacaaattcctcacatgaatttctgaacttaattatgtattaaatccctatccaggaccagccaggatacacaaaaagacaatgttgattatataaccatcgttcttagaaacaactgaaaattacacttattctagcggaaatgcagcggaaagaaaaaaaggtagactagctccagcgggtacggctccagtccacaggcaaagcttcgacggcggaacagctcactcctgagaggcacctccatcggactcaacttctagctctggtgggaaagttaagcaaggctgagtacaaagatgcatagggattaacaaggacaggcttaaggttagttgcaataaagcagcagttaaacaaataacagagattaaaaagaaaacatgtaaTTGAATATAGTAAAGgacaagtaaataacagttataaaataccacaacactgtccaacgttacaccacgttgcaacaggccccaaccactactcaacgttacaccacgttgcagtagtcccgagtaaAAACCAGTTtattcaagttattagggGTTCACTAATgccagtgaagctgggagctcgcccgtaaccgtgggcacagctattcgaatagtttatactctgatcagaggtgtattactgtacccacaagatacgactccactacacttgaacgtgcgccgacataccaccatggtataccggaaggagaccgtgataggacccgtcacataaccctccctatttaatcgcaccacacttcaggtttcaccccctcctttataccaagtcaggcagtcccctcttgtgccttggtagatccggaagcagcagagactttcattacaccacgattgcccgtccatactccatcacgcctacccatgcctgggtacgtcaaatagttcgaagtcatgcttcaaatcccaccttacccattttggcatgtggttagcacttaattacttccagggttttccgtgaaccggtctttaattgccatgggtgcgactctcaaaaccatgcacccacagcccacctttatcaatattttagttgacattaacccgaaccgggtaatgaatcaatatcccAGCTAtccagaactaagcatgattaaatgtgattccatgagctacttgttctaagcagggCTAAGCATTATCCTAGGCCTAACTtcaatcaagttacccctggtccagcaatgaataaagttggataaacaacggcataataataaggtttacccgaaaataacatacagtaaaatactttagttaaaacaatgcatatttgaataaaaaaagcGGGGATtctgcaataatgggttcaatatgatcaaagatgagtgtcacttgccttactctggcccctggggaacttcggcgacgatcttgaAGTAAACcagctcttcggcggggtccgaatctaagcgacaaagcacaaaaataaataaagcaggcacaaactctactgaaacagcaaaagaaactatttttaatggattcttgacaattttatgaatttaatgaaatttgaatggacctaaacgaagactagatgaattacttatgaattttagaagttttctgggtttttaagctaaacagaaaagtcctaaatcaattattgcgcaattcatgaggctgctgacgtcaacgAGGAGAGatgaggcgctgacgggtgagGTCCACTTGTCGAcgggagagagggaaggacGAGAGGCTGACgcgtgggtcccacgggaggagagagggaggagggcgcgggtgacggctgacgggtgggccccgtcagTCGGCGAACAAAGAGGGGAGCagtggctcgggcggacggcggcagccggcggcggcgacggcggcggcacacggcgacggcgcgacggcaacgaccggcgtgcggcgacggcgcgtggagCGCgaccaaggcggcggcgcgacgacgcaACCGGGCAAAGCAGCGGTgacggctggcgcggcgacggcgagcgagcggcgggcgcgggcacgcacgagcgcgggtggcggcggcttgacgatggcgtcgcgaaggcgacgacgacagcagcgggcggcggcgacgacgagcttcgcacccgtccggtaacggcgtgcggctcggcggcggtcggccgggaaggaagagagggagggaaggagGATGGAGGCTctcactggcggcggcgaccgtgcgggcgagtcggcgaggacgaggcggaggtggcgacgtggGTAGAAGCGGAAgatcgacggtggcggcggagatcgattggcgacggtgaggagaccgggcgcgacggcaaccgggcggcgaaggaatgcgcggcgctggggatgttcaccggcgacgacgagggcggcaaccggtcggcgacggcggcgcggaggcggtgacgcggctggacgacgGCAAAGGCGTCCGGCAGCGGGattgaacggcggcggcgaacagcgacggcgcgacggcgacttgggcggagaggaaaagtgggcgacggcgcgtggcggctcgggatttatagggtggcggcgccggctagggcggggcggaggttggagaccgagtcgggcgcggcgcggtctcggcggtggcggttgcggcagcggcgcgggcgcgcgggctggcggggctcggtcgctgacaggtgggccccacctgtcagtggcgcgagggaggagggagcggcaacggacttcgcggcgcgggcgagcgagcgagctgggccgaggcagcggcccaggcggaggcgctcgcggggaggaggccggaggccggtcggctgggccggccgaggggaaatgggccggcccgggaaggaggagaggaaaaaggaaaaggaaaaagaaaaggaagggaggaaaattggactttggcccaatttgagaaggaaggggaaaagaaaggaaaaaggagggaaaaaggaaaaccccacttttgccgagttttaaattaatttgtttggccaaattttatacttctgcaatttgaatttaaatccagttagtcgatttgcgagtcttgatttaattgaattaatttccttttagagggattcttcctgagttaattaagccaattgttatttacgaatttctttttacgattttaggcttaggatgaAACTTCGGATGTGACACTCTCAATTCTCAAACGCAGTCGGCAATGGCGCCGACAACGTTGGTATCATCATCACCGGACGCCGTCTTGGTTACAGTTGTGAAACGATTCAGTCAATTGTGATGATTTGTCAGTGcgaagtaatatatttttcgcCGAAGCTGAGATAATTTAATTGCGATATCAATCACATCTTGTTAGCCGAAAGCTAATAACAGCGGAAGCGACACGGTAACCAGACCACAATCACTGAGGATTCATTTTCGAACAGGGAATGATTCTAGATGGATTTAATCGGAATTGGACATGAATTTTATAGAATATAAATGAACggcatatatttatcaatttgttagctatgtttttttatggtaTTGTACCTTGTACAATTGGAGCCAATGTCTTTGTTGCAGACAAGTattgggcccacatgtcactgTCAGCGCTGCCGGCCAGCCTATCTGCCACATAGACCAATCAAGCCAGACTGTTGGCCAGATGGCGCGAGAACGGAAACAACCAAATCTGAATCAGATGCGCGccttccttctccttctccggcCCGAgcgcccactcctcctcgacGCGCCTCTTCTCCATGTCGAACGCCACGAGCTTCCATGGCGTCCACAGGTACACCACCTCCTTGTCCGGGTGGAACGCCATGAACAAGAAGGTGACGCCCTGGCACGGgccgctcgcctcgccggcgacgaggtccTTGACCCCCAGCTCGTGCTTCAGCACCCACTCGGATGTGGCTGCGTTCTTGAGCTCCCAGAACCTGAGACGCGAGCCATCGCTGGACGCGTACCGGAGGCGGCCACGGCAGTGCCCGGCGCGCGCCCGGCAGC
This is a stretch of genomic DNA from Oryza brachyantha chromosome 1, ObraRS2, whole genome shotgun sequence. It encodes these proteins:
- the LOC102706907 gene encoding chloride channel protein CLC-c-like, producing MSAMTPGSTSSVRWEKELEEEGGGGGLERPLLRGRGTNTTSQMAVVGANVCPIESLDYEIVENDAYKQDWRSRGRIQVFHYQILKWVLALLVGLIIGLIGFFSNIAVENIAGFKLLLMSNLMLQSRYNLAFLWHISCNAVLAAAAAALCAYIGPAAAGSGIPEVKAYLNGVDAPSILAPSTLFVKIFGSIFGVSAGFVMGKEGPMVHTGACVASLLGQGGSSKYGLTWNWLRYFKNDLDRRDLVTCGAAAGVTGAFRSPVGGVLFALEEATSWWRNALLWRTFSTTAVAAIVLRSLIEYCRSGNCGLFGKGGLIMFDVSSQVTSSYTAMDLPSVVLLAILGGLLGALFNLLLDRLLRVYSRINEKGAPCKIVLTVAVSLVTSCCSFGLPWLTACTPCPPEMAAIGRCPTIGRSGNFKNFRCPPGHYNGMASLFLNTNDDAIRNLFSGGTGGEFGVSTLVAFFAAVYSLSLVTYGVAVPAGLFIPMILSGASFGRLLGRLLCALTGLDTGLFALLGAASFLGGTMRMTVSVCVILLELTNDLLLLPLIMLVLLISKMVADCFNRGVYDQLMRMKGLPYLEAHGEPCMRSLVAGDVVSGPLITFSSVERVGVVVDTLRRTGHNGFPVIEDDPFGPAPELCGLVLRSHLLVLLQAKAFTAHPVKTGAAEVFRKLAPFDFAKPGSGKGLAVDDLDITEEEMAMYVDLHPIANRSPYTVVENMSLAKAAALFRELGLRHMCVVPRTPGMQPVVGILTRHDFMPEYIRGLFLNIMDP